From the Leptospira montravelensis genome, one window contains:
- a CDS encoding acyl-CoA thioesterase — translation MARIAIDIPEKQIYVTELSVRISDINFAGHLAHDAILTLTHECRARFFHSHGWTEINVEGKGIVVSDVAIVYKSEAFFPDDILMQLYVDNVSKKSLEMVYVMTHKNGGKEIARAKTAIVFFDYAERKPCPIPEVFLKVLI, via the coding sequence ATGGCCCGAATCGCTATCGATATTCCTGAAAAACAAATTTATGTAACAGAGTTAAGTGTTAGGATTTCCGATATCAATTTTGCCGGGCACTTAGCACATGATGCCATTTTGACATTAACTCACGAATGTCGGGCCCGTTTTTTCCATTCTCATGGTTGGACAGAAATCAATGTAGAAGGGAAGGGGATAGTGGTTTCTGATGTTGCAATTGTTTATAAATCAGAAGCATTTTTTCCAGATGACATTTTGATGCAGCTTTATGTGGACAATGTGTCCAAAAAATCATTGGAAATGGTGTATGTAATGACTCACAAAAATGGAGGAAAAGAAATCGCCCGTGCCAAAACTGCCATCGTTTTCTTTGATTATGCAGAGAGAAAACCCTGTCCTATCCCAGAAGTATTCTTGAAAGTCCTTATTTAA
- a CDS encoding aspartate ammonia-lyase has protein sequence MTKPTRKEHDLLGERDLPADVYWGIHTLRALENYPITGKTIGTYPDLVRALAYIKKASAKTNWQLGQLSAEKTKIISDACDRILKGEFHSEFVVDVIQGGAGTSTNMNANEVITNIALEMSGLPKGDYSHLHPLNDVNMSQSTNDVYPTSIKVAAVFAIKSLLKAMEELQLAFRKKSEEFKDILKIGRTQLQDAVPMTLGQEFSTYDVMLGEDISRLKEATSLIGEINLGATAIGTGINTDIRYSQIVTEILANDTGLSLVAAPNLIEATQDTGAFVQLSGILKRIATKLSKICNDLRLLSSGPQGGFNEINLPAKAAGSSIMPGKVNPIIPEVVNQIAYEVIGNDITITMAAEAGQLQLNAFEPIIAHSLFKSIEHLTAGCKTLEINCINGITANRELLESRVKTSAGLATALNPYIGYENATLVAKKALSENRSVESIVLELGLLEEKKLKEILRPEILTSPHTL, from the coding sequence ATGACAAAACCAACTCGAAAAGAACACGACCTTTTGGGGGAAAGAGACCTTCCCGCAGATGTTTATTGGGGAATCCATACCCTACGGGCATTAGAAAATTATCCCATCACAGGAAAAACGATTGGAACCTACCCGGATCTAGTAAGGGCACTTGCCTATATCAAAAAAGCTTCTGCTAAGACTAATTGGCAACTCGGTCAACTTTCAGCGGAAAAAACAAAAATAATTTCTGACGCTTGTGACCGGATTTTAAAGGGAGAGTTCCATTCTGAATTTGTAGTCGATGTCATCCAGGGTGGAGCCGGAACTTCCACGAATATGAATGCCAATGAGGTGATTACTAACATCGCTCTTGAAATGTCTGGCTTACCCAAAGGAGATTACTCCCACTTACACCCATTGAATGATGTAAACATGTCCCAAAGTACAAATGATGTTTATCCTACTTCTATCAAAGTAGCTGCCGTCTTTGCTATCAAAAGTTTACTAAAAGCAATGGAAGAACTCCAATTAGCCTTTCGCAAAAAATCAGAAGAGTTTAAAGATATTTTAAAAATTGGAAGAACTCAATTACAAGATGCAGTACCTATGACTCTCGGCCAAGAGTTTTCTACCTACGACGTTATGTTAGGTGAGGATATCAGCCGTTTAAAAGAAGCCACTTCTCTTATTGGTGAAATCAATTTAGGTGCTACAGCAATTGGTACGGGGATCAATACAGATATTCGTTATTCACAAATTGTGACCGAAATTTTAGCAAATGATACGGGACTAAGTTTAGTAGCGGCACCGAATTTAATCGAAGCCACTCAAGACACAGGAGCTTTTGTTCAGTTGTCAGGCATACTCAAACGAATTGCGACAAAGTTATCAAAAATATGTAATGATTTACGGCTTCTTTCCAGTGGACCTCAAGGTGGATTTAACGAAATTAATTTACCTGCTAAAGCCGCAGGTTCTTCCATTATGCCAGGAAAAGTGAATCCCATCATTCCAGAAGTGGTCAACCAAATTGCTTATGAAGTCATTGGAAACGATATCACTATCACAATGGCTGCCGAAGCGGGTCAACTCCAGTTAAACGCTTTTGAACCAATCATTGCTCATAGTCTTTTCAAAAGCATTGAGCACCTAACTGCTGGTTGTAAAACATTAGAAATCAATTGTATTAATGGAATCACTGCCAATAGGGAACTGTTAGAATCACGTGTCAAAACTTCAGCAGGCCTCGCAACCGCTCTTAATCCATATATCGGATATGAAAATGCAACTCTTGTTGCCAAGAAGGCACTTTCTGAGAACCGTTCTGTTGAATCAATCGTTTTGGAACTGGGTTTATTAGAAGAAAAAAAATTAAAAGAAATCCTAAGACCTGAGATTCTCACATCACCACATACACTTTAA
- a CDS encoding lytic transglycosylase domain-containing protein translates to MRLSDIPSVSSVLNRMESLSKLSENPKSLVSFPDVLEREWNRSHPEIQQKGLNPKEKAEGITLPFPEEVGFKSTTSLQADTKTKPDDILGTIESIAKSQGMDPNLVKAMVKAESGFKPKAVSPKGAMGLMQLMPETAESLGVNDPFDPEENIGGGVKFLKGLMKEFKDPEKAIAAYNAGPGAVKRYKGIPPYEETQKYVNKVKRYYKDFSS, encoded by the coding sequence GTGAGACTTTCTGATATACCTTCTGTATCTTCTGTTTTGAACCGGATGGAATCCCTATCCAAACTTTCAGAAAATCCCAAATCCCTTGTCTCCTTTCCCGATGTTCTTGAGAGGGAATGGAACCGTTCCCATCCAGAAATCCAACAAAAAGGACTGAATCCTAAGGAAAAGGCCGAGGGAATCACTCTCCCCTTCCCCGAAGAAGTTGGATTCAAATCCACCACCTCTCTCCAGGCAGATACGAAAACCAAACCAGATGATATTTTAGGAACAATTGAATCCATTGCCAAATCCCAAGGTATGGACCCTAACTTAGTCAAGGCGATGGTAAAAGCAGAGTCTGGGTTCAAACCAAAGGCGGTGTCTCCGAAAGGCGCAATGGGACTTATGCAACTCATGCCGGAAACCGCTGAATCACTTGGAGTCAATGATCCATTTGATCCAGAGGAGAATATTGGCGGGGGAGTGAAATTTTTAAAAGGTCTTATGAAGGAATTCAAAGATCCAGAAAAAGCAATTGCCGCTTATAATGCTGGCCCTGGGGCTGTAAAACGTTACAAAGGGATTCCTCCTTATGAAGAAACTCAAAAGTACGTAAACAAAGTGAAACGATATTATAAAGACTTTAGTTCGTAA
- a CDS encoding Spy/CpxP family protein refolding chaperone, with amino-acid sequence MISLKQVLKIATTIGLVSVMAFAFGNCRGHKDFEKRIEWVASKLTSKLDLDDTQKAKLESIKAELIAKHKEMKPKHESWAKEMATQIRAEKIDTKLLDKMSIERETRHQEMRKFFQSKLVEFHAVLKPDQREKFADLVERFASRHQPPEE; translated from the coding sequence ATGATCTCTCTCAAACAAGTTTTAAAAATCGCAACAACGATAGGTCTTGTATCGGTCATGGCATTTGCTTTTGGAAATTGTCGTGGACACAAAGATTTCGAAAAAAGAATTGAATGGGTAGCTTCTAAACTAACATCAAAACTAGATTTGGATGATACGCAAAAAGCAAAATTAGAATCTATCAAAGCCGAACTCATAGCCAAACACAAGGAAATGAAACCGAAACATGAATCCTGGGCGAAAGAAATGGCAACGCAGATTCGTGCAGAAAAAATTGATACGAAGTTATTGGATAAAATGAGTATCGAAAGAGAAACTCGCCACCAAGAAATGCGTAAGTTTTTCCAGTCAAAACTCGTTGAATTCCATGCAGTACTCAAGCCAGACCAAAGGGAGAAGTTTGCTGATTTAGTGGAGCGTTTCGCAAGTCGTCACCAACCACCGGAAGAGTAA
- a CDS encoding TIGR04452 family lipoprotein, with protein sequence MLKKILFVALAFSLTNCLVLNPVGATVDREKGSEVASRITDAAIQTDLINSTILVGRPFISIYSLIAADIASIDSAKYYVKADVDQCVSDIKGFKGFVLGSAIANILSCQDLKTDGYLTGDPFPSF encoded by the coding sequence ATGTTAAAAAAAATTCTGTTTGTTGCTTTAGCGTTTTCGCTAACCAATTGTCTTGTCTTAAATCCAGTGGGAGCAACGGTCGATCGTGAAAAGGGTTCTGAAGTTGCTTCTAGAATTACCGATGCGGCAATCCAGACAGACCTAATCAACTCAACTATTTTGGTTGGTCGACCTTTTATCTCTATTTACAGTTTAATTGCGGCTGACATTGCAAGTATTGACTCTGCTAAATATTATGTTAAAGCTGATGTGGATCAGTGTGTTTCTGATATCAAAGGATTTAAAGGTTTTGTACTTGGTTCTGCGATTGCAAACATCCTTTCTTGCCAAGACCTAAAAACAGATGGATACTTAACAGGAGATCCGTTCCCTAGTTTTTAA
- a CDS encoding RNA polymerase sigma factor — MPEFDFETVVKETKHLVLKTVGDTLIDRFDDSTEDVVQEVYFRVFKSLEKGGFDGRSKISTWIYTIARNEALRMNEKRLREEEKARRYLVKNKVQLSGVREEASFEKEEWVESMLGQIPEVYRQTLRLYLSGKTMEEIAKELEVRQGTVKSRLFRTKEWIRKHIPGGKNEFQES; from the coding sequence ATGCCAGAATTTGACTTCGAAACAGTAGTCAAAGAAACCAAACATTTGGTTTTAAAAACGGTCGGTGATACCCTCATCGATCGTTTTGATGATTCTACAGAAGATGTAGTACAAGAAGTGTATTTCCGTGTTTTTAAATCATTGGAAAAAGGTGGTTTTGATGGTCGATCCAAAATCTCTACTTGGATTTACACCATCGCCCGAAACGAGGCCCTTCGTATGAATGAAAAACGATTACGAGAAGAGGAAAAGGCAAGAAGGTATTTGGTCAAAAACAAAGTCCAGTTGTCTGGGGTTAGGGAAGAGGCCTCTTTTGAAAAAGAAGAATGGGTCGAGTCTATGCTTGGACAAATCCCTGAAGTGTATCGTCAAACTTTGCGACTTTATTTGTCAGGTAAAACAATGGAAGAAATTGCAAAAGAATTGGAAGTTAGGCAGGGAACAGTAAAGTCACGTTTGTTCCGCACTAAAGAATGGATCCGTAAACATATACCAGGAGGAAAAAATGAATTCCAAGAATCCTAA
- a CDS encoding diacylglycerol/lipid kinase family protein, producing MRKMKVIINPVSGGGLSAKVWKKVEPELIKKGIPYEFEATTKERAARDIAKEAVKQGFHWIVGIGGDGTFSNVINGLFENGKLINKNVIFSPIPAGRGNDFIKTVKVPKNPIKALEQILNGKEGLIDLIAVTYTKADKTKGNYLCLNLADFGMGGEVVYKVNRSKLAHIIGGKGVFLLYTILGLFTYTNKKITLTLSKFEKITNKCRLIVCANGEYAGGGMWFAPKAKLDDGKMDLLAIQDVTVMETLRKFGYLYRGKLSEDSKVISKQITELTAESDEDVFIDVDGENMGQLPAHFKVIPNALPIKC from the coding sequence ATGAGAAAGATGAAAGTGATTATCAATCCAGTATCTGGCGGAGGTCTCTCTGCAAAAGTTTGGAAAAAAGTAGAACCAGAATTAATCAAAAAAGGGATTCCTTATGAGTTTGAAGCCACAACTAAGGAACGCGCTGCACGTGATATCGCAAAAGAAGCCGTCAAACAAGGGTTTCATTGGATTGTAGGAATCGGTGGAGATGGAACCTTCTCAAACGTGATAAATGGTCTTTTTGAAAATGGAAAATTAATAAACAAAAATGTAATTTTTAGCCCAATCCCTGCTGGGCGAGGAAACGATTTTATAAAAACAGTCAAAGTCCCAAAAAATCCAATCAAAGCCTTAGAACAAATTCTAAATGGAAAAGAAGGATTGATTGATTTGATAGCTGTTACCTATACGAAAGCAGATAAAACAAAAGGTAATTATCTATGTTTGAATCTGGCAGATTTTGGGATGGGTGGTGAAGTTGTTTATAAAGTTAATAGGTCAAAATTGGCTCATATCATTGGAGGTAAGGGTGTATTTTTATTATATACAATTCTTGGTTTATTCACTTATACCAACAAAAAAATTACACTTACACTTTCCAAATTTGAAAAAATTACCAACAAATGTAGGTTAATTGTCTGCGCTAATGGAGAGTATGCGGGTGGTGGAATGTGGTTTGCTCCAAAAGCAAAACTCGATGATGGCAAAATGGATTTACTCGCCATTCAAGATGTGACGGTAATGGAAACCCTTCGAAAATTTGGTTATTTGTACCGAGGGAAGTTATCAGAAGATTCCAAAGTCATTTCCAAACAGATCACCGAACTAACTGCAGAGTCAGACGAAGATGTATTTATTGATGTAGATGGTGAGAATATGGGACAACTTCCTGCTCATTTCAAAGTGATACCGAATGCCCTTCCAATCAAATGTTAA
- a CDS encoding response regulator — MKHLSMVYLVEDDVITTFLIKTLMEKFSFADEIQGFQNGEDALNALLASSIDPDMLFLDLNMPVMDGWEFLKAISKHPKYSKLPIYILTSSIDPTDKARSAEFPNVKGYLVKPLSLKDLQSINPEVG, encoded by the coding sequence ATGAAACATTTAAGTATGGTATACCTAGTGGAAGATGATGTGATTACCACATTTCTCATCAAAACTCTGATGGAAAAATTCTCCTTTGCAGATGAAATTCAAGGTTTTCAGAATGGGGAAGATGCTCTGAATGCGCTCCTTGCAAGTTCCATTGATCCAGATATGTTATTTTTAGATTTGAATATGCCTGTCATGGATGGTTGGGAATTTTTAAAAGCAATTAGCAAACATCCAAAATACTCAAAACTTCCCATCTATATTTTAACCTCTTCTATCGATCCCACCGACAAAGCTCGTTCTGCAGAATTCCCGAATGTCAAAGGGTATCTTGTCAAACCACTCTCCCTCAAAGATTTGCAGTCCATCAACCCAGAAGTTGGCTAA
- a CDS encoding glycerol-3-phosphate dehydrogenase/oxidase translates to MPFQSNVNSMKQITKKESSRLGHLKSEYDIIIIGGGITGANVLWDATLRGYNCLLVEKNDYASGTSQATSKLIHGGLRYLKNFEFGLVRESLSERRYLAKISPHSVRPMGFIIPIRSLFQRILLFFGMELYNALSFDRNREIDADVQLPRYRWNSLGETIYKVLGLDRKSLKGSFQYYDYANLNPEKHTTEFILSAKEKGAHAFNYLAVTTLKKQNSGGYTVGLTDSLTGKKVLVSTKVVVNSAGPWADVIESMTGVTAEKKLVRSKGIHAVVRNICGNECAVLSKRDGSHLFVIPWRGKTIVGTTDTAYGDDPDAFKVKQSELVDLLDEVNYSFGFAKLTLKDVDYYYGGLRPLVEDPGSTEGTYSASRKSEIFHYEKEGFPGFFSALGGKYTTSRAVAENLVNAIDQYTKGQESPCATKFTPLLGGRYQSLKELVNEIQLKFPKVAGAKLETLARRYGSVTWKILSVEGKDFYRIPNGEIYYEEEVEYMLTHEDIFHLTDFYFRRSGVGTVGLLDSTERTRLDKKIAKILGWNTDRLKEETKLVDERYKWFVD, encoded by the coding sequence ATGCCCTTCCAATCAAATGTTAATTCTATGAAACAAATTACAAAAAAAGAAAGTTCAAGACTCGGTCACTTAAAATCTGAATACGACATCATTATTATTGGTGGTGGGATTACTGGTGCAAATGTTCTATGGGATGCCACACTTCGCGGTTACAATTGTTTACTAGTCGAAAAAAATGATTATGCTTCCGGTACAAGCCAAGCTACTTCTAAACTCATTCATGGTGGGTTAAGATATTTAAAAAACTTTGAGTTTGGACTTGTACGTGAATCACTTTCAGAAAGAAGGTATCTTGCAAAAATTTCTCCTCATTCAGTAAGACCAATGGGATTTATCATTCCCATTCGTTCTTTATTTCAAAGAATTCTTTTGTTTTTTGGAATGGAGTTGTACAATGCGCTTTCTTTTGATCGTAACCGGGAAATAGATGCTGATGTTCAACTTCCTAGATATAGATGGAATTCATTAGGAGAAACCATTTATAAAGTGTTGGGATTAGATAGAAAGTCTCTCAAAGGTAGTTTTCAATATTATGATTACGCCAATCTCAATCCAGAAAAACACACAACGGAATTTATCTTATCAGCAAAAGAAAAGGGTGCACATGCCTTTAATTACCTTGCGGTTACTACTTTAAAAAAACAAAATAGCGGTGGTTATACGGTCGGTCTTACCGATTCTCTGACTGGGAAGAAGGTATTGGTTTCTACTAAGGTAGTTGTCAATTCGGCTGGGCCTTGGGCGGATGTGATCGAATCCATGACCGGAGTCACAGCAGAGAAAAAACTCGTTCGTTCCAAAGGAATCCATGCGGTAGTTCGCAATATTTGCGGGAATGAATGTGCCGTGTTATCCAAAAGAGATGGATCCCATCTGTTTGTAATCCCTTGGCGAGGAAAAACGATTGTCGGAACCACTGACACTGCTTACGGCGATGATCCAGATGCGTTTAAAGTCAAACAATCGGAACTTGTGGATCTACTCGATGAAGTAAACTATAGTTTTGGGTTCGCGAAACTGACACTAAAAGATGTGGATTATTATTATGGTGGCCTTCGTCCATTAGTGGAAGATCCAGGAAGTACAGAAGGAACATATTCAGCTTCTAGAAAATCAGAGATCTTTCATTATGAAAAGGAAGGATTCCCAGGTTTTTTCTCAGCGTTAGGTGGGAAATACACAACAAGTCGTGCTGTTGCCGAGAATTTAGTAAATGCAATTGATCAGTACACAAAAGGACAAGAATCTCCTTGTGCCACAAAATTCACTCCTTTACTTGGGGGAAGATACCAAAGCCTTAAAGAACTTGTAAACGAAATACAATTAAAATTTCCGAAAGTAGCTGGTGCAAAGTTAGAAACTTTGGCTAGGCGATATGGTAGTGTCACCTGGAAGATTTTATCAGTAGAAGGCAAAGATTTTTATCGGATCCCTAACGGCGAAATTTATTATGAAGAAGAAGTGGAATATATGCTCACTCATGAAGATATTTTTCATCTAACTGATTTTTATTTTAGAAGGTCTGGGGTAGGTACTGTAGGACTCCTTGATTCCACAGAAAGGACAAGGCTAGATAAGAAGATTGCAAAAATTCTTGGTTGGAATACCGACCGATTGAAAGAAGAAACGAAGTTAGTTGACGAAAGATACAAATGGTTTGTTGATTAA
- a CDS encoding SH3 domain-containing protein: MLKFYSVLFFILIPTVLLPCEPFVAKTLTPIDHSAKDKSFNEFKTKFLKILKSKDRKALEEVIDKDIHFSFGGEAGKKDFLKSFQLTEKPSSSNFWELMEETVKLGFRQNNEGQMVAPYFFETFPGDYDPFTHYLVIGKNVNVREDATKESKSITQLSYQIVRAEADDLDGRRLEKESNCNWKKICTPQGKPGYVCDRFLRSPLDYRAFFEKKKNNWYLTIFIVGD; the protein is encoded by the coding sequence ATGCTAAAATTCTATTCAGTCCTTTTTTTTATTCTGATTCCGACCGTTCTTTTGCCCTGTGAACCTTTTGTTGCAAAAACGTTAACACCTATCGATCATTCTGCGAAAGATAAAAGTTTTAACGAATTCAAAACAAAATTTTTAAAAATCCTAAAATCAAAAGATCGAAAAGCATTGGAAGAGGTAATCGATAAAGACATCCATTTTTCTTTTGGTGGGGAAGCAGGGAAAAAAGATTTTTTAAAATCATTCCAACTAACAGAAAAACCTTCCTCTTCCAATTTTTGGGAACTTATGGAAGAAACTGTCAAATTAGGTTTTCGCCAAAATAATGAAGGTCAAATGGTAGCTCCTTATTTTTTTGAAACCTTCCCTGGTGACTACGATCCTTTCACTCATTATTTAGTGATTGGAAAGAATGTAAATGTTAGAGAGGATGCTACTAAAGAATCAAAGTCAATCACTCAACTCAGTTACCAAATTGTAAGAGCAGAGGCAGATGATTTGGATGGAAGACGACTCGAAAAAGAAAGTAATTGTAATTGGAAAAAAATATGTACACCACAAGGAAAACCAGGTTATGTATGTGATCGGTTTTTACGTAGTCCTCTTGACTACAGAGCTTTTTTTGAAAAAAAGAAAAACAATTGGTATCTAACGATATTTATCGTTGGCGATTGA
- a CDS encoding protein kinase: MAPLLFDTKESLSQLVSEALLGEKYPIAKLISKIETENNLEFREFLFQELILQNPNAKEGLTIGITGTPGAGKSSLLGELCKLFLDFAPDKKMAIVAIDPSSNVSGGSILGDRTRVTLPRRDNRIYFRSQPSQLELGGLNPYTYHVIRFLRRVFDYVFVETVGIGQNEISVSLISDLSFLVMQPLGGDQVQFMKSGIMEVPEAFIINKCDEESLANSSYYMLESTLEFIKDILPDQSLPPIFKTSVTKRKGIEELLSYILQYQKRKDKNTETLTQLTQWIRNEYGRWGISIWEKLESSQWNQAVKRNPLGGIHKLKYEEEERKFVSLIQTKIK, translated from the coding sequence ATGGCACCACTCTTGTTTGATACCAAAGAATCTTTATCCCAACTAGTTTCGGAGGCACTTCTCGGTGAAAAGTATCCGATCGCAAAACTCATTTCAAAAATAGAAACGGAAAACAATTTAGAATTTCGCGAGTTCTTATTCCAAGAACTAATCCTTCAAAATCCAAATGCAAAAGAAGGTCTCACCATCGGTATCACAGGAACACCTGGTGCCGGTAAATCCTCGTTACTCGGTGAGTTATGCAAACTTTTTTTAGATTTTGCACCCGATAAAAAAATGGCAATCGTGGCGATTGATCCTTCTTCCAATGTGAGTGGGGGTTCCATCCTCGGCGATAGAACGAGAGTCACACTTCCAAGAAGAGACAATCGTATTTATTTCAGATCCCAACCTTCTCAATTGGAATTGGGTGGACTCAATCCTTATACCTATCATGTCATCCGTTTCCTAAGAAGAGTTTTCGATTATGTATTTGTAGAAACTGTAGGGATAGGCCAAAACGAAATCTCAGTTTCTCTTATTTCCGATTTATCCTTTCTTGTCATGCAACCTCTCGGTGGAGACCAAGTTCAATTTATGAAATCGGGAATAATGGAAGTTCCTGAAGCCTTTATCATCAACAAATGTGATGAAGAATCTTTGGCTAATTCCAGTTATTATATGTTAGAATCCACTTTAGAATTCATCAAAGACATATTACCCGATCAATCGCTACCCCCTATTTTCAAAACATCGGTTACCAAACGGAAAGGAATCGAAGAACTATTGTCATATATCTTACAGTATCAAAAACGGAAGGACAAAAATACAGAAACCCTCACCCAACTCACACAATGGATACGCAATGAATATGGAAGATGGGGAATTTCGATTTGGGAAAAATTAGAATCTTCCCAGTGGAACCAAGCTGTGAAACGAAATCCACTGGGTGGGATCCATAAACTGAAGTATGAAGAAGAGGAACGGAAATTCGTTTCGCTGATCCAAACAAAAATTAAATAA
- a CDS encoding protein meaA produces MSAEKKDYLLVDENGQGKPDKPWIFRTYAGHTNAKASNELYRKNLSKGQTGLSIAFDLPTQCGYSSDHEVSRPEIGKVGVPINSLEDFRILFDQIPIEEMNTSMTINGTSMWLLSLYVALAEERGLPLEKLNGTTQNDLIKEYLARGTYIYPPKESMKIIVDMYEYCLHNIPKWNPSNICSYHLQEAGATPVQELSFALATAIAVLDAIKERNCFTADEFEQCVGRISFFVNAGIRFVEEMCKMRAFTEMWEEITKERYGVKTAKYRVFRYGVQVNSLGLTEEQPENNAWRILIESLGVTLSRNARCRALQLPAWNEALSLPRPWDQQWSLRLQQVLAYETDLLEYPDIFEGSKVIESKVKALKEEAKLEIQKIVDMGGALVAIENGYMKSQLVKSQTERLSKINSNELVIVGKNKWTDGIKSPLMTDSDGGIFKVDPKSAEQTLNVLAEAKTRRNADLAKKSIEDLKQAAKDGKNLMPFSIACAKALVTTGEWADALREVYGEYNPPTGVDGQKLFLSDDKVSTVRGKVEAFTKANGHRPKIVVGKPGLDGHSNGAEMIAVSAKHSGFDVIYSGIRLSPEEIVQSAVEENANVIGLSILSGSHKEIVKQLFDELTHYKAKIPVVIGGIIPESDFEELKKMGIREIFTPKDYDLMSIMEKIIDIVSVEPALV; encoded by the coding sequence ATGTCCGCCGAAAAAAAAGATTACCTTCTCGTGGACGAGAATGGACAGGGAAAACCTGACAAACCGTGGATTTTTAGGACTTATGCAGGTCATACCAATGCAAAAGCCTCCAATGAGTTGTACAGAAAGAACCTTTCTAAAGGCCAAACAGGTCTTTCCATTGCATTTGATCTCCCTACCCAATGCGGCTATAGTTCCGACCATGAAGTATCACGCCCTGAAATCGGCAAAGTGGGTGTTCCCATCAACTCACTTGAAGACTTTCGCATTTTATTCGACCAAATTCCGATCGAAGAGATGAACACATCCATGACCATCAATGGAACTTCCATGTGGTTACTTTCACTATATGTAGCTCTTGCAGAAGAACGAGGATTACCTCTAGAAAAATTAAACGGCACCACACAAAACGATCTTATCAAAGAATATTTAGCTCGTGGAACCTATATTTATCCGCCAAAAGAATCCATGAAAATCATTGTGGATATGTATGAGTATTGTTTACACAACATCCCCAAGTGGAACCCATCTAACATTTGTTCTTATCATTTACAAGAAGCTGGTGCCACTCCTGTTCAGGAACTTTCTTTTGCACTTGCCACAGCCATTGCCGTGTTGGATGCCATCAAAGAAAGAAATTGTTTTACCGCAGACGAATTTGAACAGTGTGTGGGTCGTATTTCCTTCTTTGTCAACGCAGGAATTCGTTTCGTGGAAGAGATGTGCAAAATGCGCGCCTTCACAGAAATGTGGGAAGAAATTACCAAAGAACGTTATGGTGTTAAAACTGCCAAATACCGAGTGTTTCGTTATGGAGTGCAAGTCAACTCACTTGGACTTACAGAAGAACAACCAGAAAACAATGCATGGAGGATCCTCATTGAATCTCTGGGTGTGACACTTTCAAGAAATGCAAGATGTCGTGCCCTCCAACTTCCGGCTTGGAACGAAGCTTTATCCTTACCAAGACCTTGGGACCAACAATGGTCACTTCGATTACAACAAGTTCTTGCTTATGAAACAGACCTACTCGAATACCCAGATATCTTTGAAGGATCGAAAGTAATTGAATCCAAAGTGAAGGCTCTCAAAGAAGAAGCCAAACTTGAAATTCAAAAAATCGTCGATATGGGTGGGGCGCTAGTTGCCATTGAAAACGGATATATGAAGTCTCAGCTTGTTAAATCACAAACAGAAAGACTTTCTAAAATCAATTCCAACGAACTAGTGATTGTTGGTAAAAACAAATGGACCGACGGAATCAAATCTCCGCTGATGACTGACTCCGATGGTGGTATTTTTAAAGTAGATCCAAAATCCGCAGAACAAACATTAAACGTACTAGCAGAAGCAAAAACTCGCAGAAATGCTGACCTTGCCAAAAAATCAATTGAAGACTTAAAACAAGCAGCAAAAGACGGAAAAAACCTAATGCCGTTCTCTATTGCTTGTGCCAAAGCACTGGTCACCACAGGGGAATGGGCAGACGCACTTCGTGAAGTATACGGGGAATACAACCCACCTACTGGTGTGGATGGACAAAAACTCTTTTTATCGGATGATAAGGTTTCTACAGTTCGTGGGAAAGTAGAGGCATTCACTAAGGCCAATGGACATAGACCAAAAATTGTTGTAGGAAAACCAGGACTTGATGGTCATTCGAATGGTGCCGAGATGATTGCCGTTTCTGCAAAACATAGTGGTTTTGATGTAATTTATTCAGGAATCCGACTCTCTCCTGAAGAAATCGTTCAGTCAGCTGTGGAAGAAAATGCTAATGTAATCGGGCTCTCTATCCTTTCCGGTTCACATAAAGAAATCGTAAAACAGCTGTTTGATGAATTAACTCATTACAAAGCAAAAATCCCTGTTGTGATAGGTGGAATCATTCCTGAATCCGATTTTGAAGAACTCAAAAAAATGGGAATTCGTGAAATCTTTACACCAAAGGACTATGATCTAATGTCGATTATGGAAAAAATCATCGACATCGTCTCTGTAGAACCCGCTCTCGTTTAA